A window of Gossypium hirsutum isolate 1008001.06 chromosome D13, Gossypium_hirsutum_v2.1, whole genome shotgun sequence genomic DNA:
TTGTGGCAGTGGCATTGGTGGTGGTGTGGCGATCGAAACAGCCCCGGAAGATAGCAAGGCTAAATGAGAAGAAGAGGGTATAAGATTAGCTTCCCTACACTTGTGTTTCAGTATCTCAGCCCTTACTGCGTTGATCTCAGCTTGTAAAGATTGAACTTGTTGTTGCAAAGCTGAGATTGCACCCATGCAACCATAAACAGGGTCTCTTAGCCTTACGTTCGCCTCGTAAACAAGACTACTTGCCGCGTCGGCTCGTTGATTCTCTGGTACTTCCTAAATCACAACACAACAGTTATAACCCACAGATGATACAGAATAAAAATAAGGATAAATTACATTGCTAGTCACGCAATTAcggttttttttaagttatagTCACTCAATTTTTCAATTATCTTTTTTCTCAATCAACTATTtcagatttttgggtgttttcatataattagatgattattttttaatttttcataatttaagtaacaaaaaaattatatttaagttaCCTCTactgtaatttaccctaaaaataaaaCTCGAACTCAAGATTAAGGTTTTGAAATAATTACCATAAGCATCTTTGAGACATTGCTAGCACCAAAAACCTTGTGAACTGAAGCAAACTTTTGGGGTTCATGTGGGGAGAAATATGGAGAAAAAGGGCATTCTTCAGCACACCTACGCCTCAATAGCTTACAAGCAGCACATGGTGTAATGGTATTTAGGGTTCCATGAGAACCCATTATGTGCCTTCTTCCCATTTGATGATGATGACCTCCAAATGAAACAACATCTGCTTCTCTCTTGATCTTTTTGCCTATCTCATAAAATCTCTCCCTAAACACACGCACACACAAAACAACAACCCATCACTACAAATATGtgtatatacacacacacacatatatatatgcatgtataagaCTAAAAGTTCATTTAAAACTTAAAAGATGGCACTTACCTTTCCCTGGACATTAAAGCATGTTCTCAAAAATGGAGAACACAAATTTTCTCAGGGGTGAaaggaagagaagagaagagaagagacgGAAGAAAAAGGAGAAATGAAGGAAAGGGGTGCTTAAAAGGCAAGGTATACAAGAGAAAGGTATGTATGGTCTACTGTTTGTATAAAATTTGGGAATATTATAGGCAAAAAGGATATGTGTATTTTACTAGAAGAAGCTAAATTGGGGGTTCTGAAAGTTGATTCTTGggattgttaatatatatatgtgtatacatatataataagaggAGGGGTTTGAGAGAGAGCTTCAATGGAAGCAAAGTGGTGTGAAAGAAAttgaggaggatatttatatGTTGTTATTTGTACTGTATGAATGCCAGCTCTATCACTGCTTGCTCACGTGGGAATCCTTAAATGTTTTGActttagaaaaaaagaaaatcaaattattcaaatacgACTTAACCATGTGGTTTATATACGTATATTGTTATATTATCGGTCAATAATGATAGTATAAATTATCGTAAagtaataataaagaaaaataagaacatgcAAATTTtacttaggaaatttttattGAGAAAAATCGCGAGTAGATAaggagaaattcactaatattaaaaaacaaCAATACAAGAGGTTTGCAGCTATTCATAATTTTTAAGGGTTAAACAACCCGTTTAATAGAAGTATAGTTTTATACGAATTCAACTTGTGCGGCAAGGTTCGTATTGCGGCCTTTGGACCTTCACCCCTATAAATTCAATTTTGcctctctattttatttctttaataaatgagttgcgcTTTAACTTTTCAAGCCGAATTAAACATGATTCaagtcacacaattctaacatatATATGATGAAGAGAGCTTAAttccaaattaatttaattccttagtgtaatatcaaatttaaaatttgggtcGGGTGTAATGAGTAGGCTTTGTTTGGTTTTATTGTTTCAGTTATATGTTCGTTGTGCTTTGTACTAAATTGATTTTATATTGTAATTGGTTggacatatattttatatttatattgtatttataattatattgtatttgtaATCGTAATTctctaaaaaaaaagattttgaaGTTTTAAGGACAAGTCTCTATGATATGTCGattatattttagatttattctAACTTATTTGTGAATTTGTCGAGATATATTCCAActtaattatatgaaataattagaaTAAGTTTTGATAATTTAAAAGTATTCACGGGTTCAAGTTAGTTTTATGTATGGTATCgatattacataattttttaaaaaataaaatcatacccTAAAGGATAATTATTTGGTACAATGATAATAGAAAGTTTTTATTCCACAAGCGGAATTAAGATGTTGCCACAtgccttatttatttattaatgacaCATGGCAAAATTTCAATCCCGCTTGTGAAATAAAAACTTACCACCACttgtgtatcaaataattatcttATCATAAATAGTTGTCCAAACTAAGTACAAACCGGAATATGAGCTTTAGATTTTTCCTAAATTCGTtcatatttgtaaataattaactCAAGCTAATTAAAACCCACccatgttatttttaattttttaaaaatatattatttttatttaataattagtaattatatatatgcatgttttttttactatactactatatatatttaacaaaTCGTGCATGAAAGGACTCGAAGACCCACGCATATAATAGTGCATGGTGGGTCTTGAAGTCGAGTACTCAAGACCCCTTTATCTTTACCAACTGTACCAATGTCTCGTTGGCATATATTTAAATTCCTAAATATaagcaatttaacatattttttaatataatatatttttgagaatatttttaattttatattatactatagtatatttaattttcatataacataaattacacatacataaatgaaaagaaaataaacaccCTATTATAAACGTAAAGAATATCGCGGGCTTTGAATATTGGATCCCAAATTCAATCTATATTTTAAACGAGCTCTTTTCAAGtttaatattttatcttaatACTCTCAAATATCAAAAAGGCATTTGAACTTTGACGAGTAACCCACCCTTCAATAATTCCACTTACGATTTATGTTCAAGGTTCGTGGTGTCCCTCTCAACAATGTCGACTCTAAGATTAGAATCAATATTGATCCCCTTAAAAATACAATATGTCGTACCATTTCACCAACACTTATTTGCTATTTGAATACATATTTATCATATACAACAAATAATTACAAACATGAAtgtttaaaatattcataactatagaaagagagagagagagtaaaaGGTAGTCTCCTACCAATAAACTACACAActattaaaatggaaaaattgtACAACCGACCCTAATTAATTAAGGATCATGCACTTAGGTGGCTTTAATTACAAATTGGCAACcccttttgcatgttaatgattAACAATATTGCAATTAAAACAAGCTATCAAAGGTTAGGTTATGAAGTAGATATATATTGAtgatcacacatatatatacatatatcaaagGAATTTGTGGTTTCTTAGGGTTAAGGGCAGGCATGTTAGTTTCTTGTCAAAATCAAGAACCCATCACCTGTTAAATTAATAATCTTTGGGATATCTTAGTTGCCCTAAATGGAATATAAATCGTGATGAGAATTGCCTTGTACTACCCGCAATTTGTTGTTTGAACCATGGCCAAGATATGTTTATATTTAGACATGGTGACAATGATAGCTGCCCCCTTATTTATGAAGATGTTTTAATTAATGCTAATTCCAACTCTAAACTGTATAAAAGTTTAGAAAAAATTACCGATTGATTTTTAGTTTGATTGGTATTGTTGTCAGCGtaagaggatgtgggttcgagtgcactgaaattcattatcctcctatttaaaggttgagGAGGGACTATggataattttagctattgtatcaaaaagagcagatatcaTGTTATACCATTGTTTTTTATACGTTTTATTTACATCAGGCACACTAATAATGCAGGTGAAATCCCTATTATACTCCACAAGCGGGTTTATGATGCTATTCTTTTTACAAAGATGTGTGGCAACATTCTAAAGCTACTTGTAGAGGTTTTTTTTTATTCCGCTAGCAATGTATAGAATAATTACCCATGGTTTAATTATATAGTAATTTGGGTAATTATGTTGTACACAATCGGTGGGAATTTTTAACTCCAAAAGTAAAGTTAAGATTTTGTcacatttactatttatttaatttttaattttttaaatacaatttaaggACACATGATAATCTTAACCTCACAtgtgaagttaaaattttttactgTCAATATACCAAATAATTATCCTATTAATCTTGACGTGTACttgtataattcataaaaaaaattgcacactTAATAAACTCAAATGAGGAAGTTTTGGGAATTTCGAAATACTAAATTTTAATCTCATCCTATAATGAAAATTATgtgttttaatttaaattttatttcgatttaaATCTCGTCATGTGTGAAATTTATTCCCATTTATTCTTTATTAGcaaaatttgagaaaagggtTTGTTTTGCTTGGCTATAATTTGAGAGAAATGTTATATCAAAGTGGGTGGTGAAATGGAGAGGATTAAATAAAGGCATAACTATGCTTAGATTGCAAGGAAAATGTCACCATCCAATTGTTATTTTGACCCATATTTTTAGGCTCACTATTTGCCCCCAGTCTCCTCTCTCACACCCAACCTAACAATATATCTCCTTTTGAACTCAAGTTCCCACAATTTGCCCACTTTTCACTATTTACTCATGCAATCAAAGGACTTGACCACCATCTTTCAACCCTAACACTTCACACTTCATAATGAATTTCTAACTTTATATACCAAACAAACATTCGTATCAAATCTGTATTTATATAGCATAGGTCAAAATGCATGCATCTTATCTGCAAAATTAAAGTGTACATCAACTTTGGACCTAACTGTTATGTAGGAATATGATCATTATTTACAAACTCCTTCAATATTCTTTTTGGCCTAATTAAGTTAGTCAAACTAGTATACCTTAAATGATCGAGCTTTGAATAATGTGCAGACTTTTACTTGTTATCGTTCGGGTACTTTTTGACTTTCTTCATATTCATTTAAGGATTTTGTGGGTTTAAATTAAGCAAAAGTATTTGATATGGTGAGTTTAAATGGGTGGTGCGTTTatttgcggttagtgtaaaaatagcggtggcgatGAGATTAGACATTGTAGCGATACTGTAACGTGAGACAAATAGTAAACTAAATACATTACACCGTACTGTCCATCTATTGCGACCCTTCCAAGAAGATATCCTGGCTACTACCTTGATCAACGCTCCATAAAAGTCAAGAACAAAGTTCAACATGTAGCTAGAAATTAAAATCGACGTCACCTGATTTATAGGCCCTATTATTAACGTTGATGAATGATTGAGATCAAAATACAATTCTTTCATtataaacttataattttataagttcttgaaggattaaatcataaatttataattttaaaagggctaaaatataattttaccacttattatcttataatttttcataattttagagGTACAATTTCTTCATTTTAAGGGCCAAATCCCAGCCTAACTCCTTTTAGCTTCACCCATACAATGCCTAGAACTTTATCcgaaaaatgtatatatataatgttgaGAAACTCTCTCACCATAGCACTTTACTAATTAGTAGAATTGTTCATGGGTCGAGTTGAATTCAGATTTAGTTTAaacattatattaatataatttatgtttgTTCAAGTCTGGTTCGACTAAAAACTGGGTCTAAAATCTTATTTAAGTTCGCCTATATTGCAAATGGCTAACCCAAACTCATTTTAGACTCACacatattatttttaacattaacatttagtaattttatatatttttgaatttattaaaaatttatatatagatatctttaatattttttaatgtttacattataatattatttattattataaatttaatttttgtattataaattatataatatatatataaataacatcatataatatattcaaaCTCGAGGCTCAACCTATATTTTAAACCGACGTTAGTTTTTTGTttagacttattttttaaatttaatatttttatttacaccTTTATAAATTAAACTACCCATAAGCAAGTCTAGCCATTAGCCACCTAGGGTAAAAGAATACCCTTAGTCGACTTTTAGGCTTTCTTAGGCCTATTTACTCATGGGCCAATCAAATTTCCCTCACCCATTGAGTTAGAAATTAATCCACTTGgactattaattaattttaattaaattaaaattaatttccaaacatAAGACATATtccaaatcaaataaaataatgtCAACTTTATTGAAATAGAGTccatgaaattttattatttagtttgtGTTTATTCAGTTTTGAATTTTTCTGAGGTAAATTTATCACTTAATTTAAATTCACTTTAGATTAATTATAGAATCctaaatatatatttactcaaTTAAAAAAAAGCATCTAAAGTAATTAACTTAAGTTGTCGATAAAGTCTTAAATCGATTGGCATGAGCATTGTTGCTAATATAGGAGGACATGGATTCGAATGCGCTGAAGTGCATTGTCCTTTTATTTATGGGTTGCAGAGAAATTATGAATAGTCCTAGATATTGAATTAATTCATCCCACATGTTTATTTAATGACATTAGCCAAGAGAAAATAAACCCGGAGAATAGTGTAGCAATATATTTTACTTTAGGTGAAATTTTACTATTACTCTTTATATTATGTGTAATTTACGAATTTAGTTTATATACtctaatttagtcttttttaatcgTTATACTTTTCGAATATTAAAATTTCGATCATGACTCAAATAATAGTTGTTAAATCTATTAAGTTAAATTATGCTATGTGAAGTGTCATGTTAGCTTGTTATTTCATTGAATTTTGAGTAGCAAGAAttctgtaatttttaaaatttttatattatttaattttttttattttaattatttatgtttttaaataatttaattagacTTGAAAAATGGGTTGAATATgaatgagtgtataataataatttttaggattatcctaatataagttttctgatcataaatacttttaattgatactattttcttttactttccgGTTTCCACAATAGCATCTCTCtaaaaatacaccaaaaataaaatggaaaataatcAGAAAAAGGAATATCAACAAATTATTCCATCTCGATGACATGATCCAATGGCTAACAATTGACAGGCAATGCCATCTTCATCCCTGAAATAATCCTCTTAACTCGTTCACGTTCCTTGTTTTAACCCCAAAGCACAACGTCCAAGTTGGCGATCCCATACCTTCCCCATAATCATCCAGACAGACATGAACCGATGACCTTGAACACGGAAAACACCTCCTTCGTCTTTCAATCAACTCACGGTTCATAGAAGCATTAGCCAAAGATGAAGATGGTGTAGCACCGCAGTTCAAACAAGCAAAGATGGAGCTCAAAAGGGTTGGTTTCAAGCTCTTTTTCCGCTTCGATTTCGACTCGAACGAGGCACGATACGAAGGAGGGGGTGTTAGAGGAGGGAGAACATTGTCACGAAAAGTATGTTTAGGGGTTCCAGGTTGTGATTCCCACATGAATGGAACAGCAACGGAAGCTCCACCATAGTAGATCCTACAAGAAGAATTGGCCATGGAAGTTTCTCTGGACATTAGCCTGCTAAAGAACTTGTCATCTTGCTTGATTTGGAGACCTTTTTGAGGTTGCAATTCATGGCTATTACTGTTATCACTTGACATATTGAAAACTGATGAGCTACTGTTAGTAGATCTTTAGTTTTGTAAAGGTGGGGGCTCAAGATCCGAAGTCGAAGGCTGGTAAAAGATCCCaagttttcaaattaaaaatatataatgataaaattttaatgttataattgaatttatCGTGCTTGTAAATTAAACCCATCCACCTACATcggaataaaattaaaatagctttatataattttatattttttgtatgattaatattttaacgattcaactattaaatttatcgatataattattatacttattatgcATGTAAAGTTTTGAACCGATCTAATGTCTCCATCATATCGATCTAAAATATTGtctatattaacatattatttgacaattaatttttaatttatgtcaatATTAACATGCACAATATTAATCgcataaaaagatataaaatgtAAGGGGATCCCTCCCTGTATATATAtcttaaattttgctattaatccTTAATATTTTATGAAAGTTACTAATTAactctttatactttaatttgaccattttagtctctatacttttcaaattctaaaatttcaatcCTCACTAAACAATAACCGTTAAAATTTGATGCAGCAAACATATTATTATGTGTAGTGTCATGTcaacttgttattttcacattttacttactaaaatttcaactaatgCATTAACGGTTGTCGTTTATGTccaaattaaagtttcaaaattcAAAAGACTTAGAATGATTCGATTGGAGAATATGAACTAAACCTACAACTATACatataatacaaaattaataattgaatataactaaataaatttaactattattatttgAGTCGGaaccaaaactttaaaattttaagcatATATTTAATGCGTTGGAGAAATTTAAGATTTGGGCATGAATTCAACTAGTTACCTTGTTTACTGCGGATTCCATGGAAATCGTGCAGTCCTATTTTGGCTTTGATATGTGTGTAAGTGAATTGCGTAGCAGATTTTATGGAAATGTGTAGATAATAGCATACAaaacttaaatatatttaattagcGTAGATTTAAATGGGTGAGGTATtgcttttagtttaattttttgtcTCGCGTTATAATATTGTAatgatatttaattttatcattactgtTGTTTTTACATTAATTACATGTAAACGCGTCGCTCATCTAAATTTACCTTTAATTGAGTTGGTTGGTTCACTCATTGTTATGGTAATTTGGAGGTTGATTATTATGTAAGATAAATATACATTCAATTAGTTACAATGTCAAATCTAATTAATACAATACACGATACATCAAATAAAAATCAGATAAAAACCAAAAGGATCAAGCAAAACTCATAGAATGCGTACATGAGCAATGGAAAAGTCAAACCAACACATTGTATTTATAGATAATAGGATTTGAACCCGAACTTACAAGATCCAAAACTTCGACCATTGTAAATCGTGGGAGGTGGTGAATTTAAATATGcttaacacataattttaaaaatgaaagttAAAATATCTTTCACAATTAAAATTTGTCCTTGTTTTACCACCGcgggaaaataattttttttaccactCGGTCAATTTTTTTCTCTTCCCGCGCAAATTTATTGAGTGCAGTTTAGCATCGGCTAACCTGCGCTGATActataaaagaacaaaaaagttTGTGGTATAAATACAATTTGAGCCAtccttctttttctatttcaccTAAATAATCCCtatttattacttaatttaaaCTTTTCACATAAATACAATTTGAGCCATTTTTTTGGTAATCTCATAATAGGTTCTCATCTATctgttctttttgacataatatcTATAACTATCCATAACGTCTTtctaactcataaataggaggagaATGCGCTTCAACCTActtgaa
This region includes:
- the LOC107935496 gene encoding LOB domain-containing protein 15 — its product is MSRERERFYEIGKKIKREADVVSFGGHHHQMGRRHIMGSHGTLNTITPCAACKLLRRRCAEECPFSPYFSPHEPQKFASVHKVFGASNVSKMLMEVPENQRADAASSLVYEANVRLRDPVYGCMGAISALQQQVQSLQAEINAVRAEILKHKCREANLIPSSSHLALLSSGAVSIATPPPMPLPQPTTAADYNTISDENVTYTLDNKYYLDN
- the LOC107935525 gene encoding uncharacterized protein; translated protein: MSSDNSNSHELQPQKGLQIKQDDKFFSRLMSRETSMANSSCRIYYGGASVAVPFMWESQPGTPKHTFRDNVLPPLTPPPSYRASFESKSKRKKSLKPTLLSSIFACLNCGATPSSSLANASMNRELIERRRRCFPCSRSSVHVCLDDYGEGMGSPTWTLCFGVKTRNVNELRGLFQG